One segment of Castanea sativa cultivar Marrone di Chiusa Pesio chromosome 3, ASM4071231v1 DNA contains the following:
- the LOC142626672 gene encoding cysteine-rich receptor-like protein kinase 2: MKKEFPFVPSLYVIFLVIKTLLILEIAMGDPRTQTVNITCGNQKEHNSSIFVPNFVATMENISNQMRVSGFGLAISGLGPDTNYGLAQCYGDLSLLDCVLCYAEARTVLPQCFPFTGGRIYLDGCFMRSDNYSFFQEYTGPGDRAICGNTTRKNSTYEESVRQAVSSAVLAAPNQNGSATAQKTVPGAVNEAVYVLADCWRNLNANSCKACLENASASILECLPWSEGRALNTGCFMRYSDKDFLNKKPGNGNSKGTTIVIAVSVASSVVLLVVGVAIGIYIWKHRYIQKKRRGSNDTEKLVKTLNDSSPNFKYSTLEKATGSFDDANKLGQGGFGTVYKGVLPDGREIAVKRLFFNNRHRAGDFYNEVNIISSVEHKNLVRLLGCCCSGPESLLVYEFMPNKSLDRFLFDANRGKALNWEKRYEIIVGTAEGLVYLHENPKNRIIHRDIKASNILLDSRLRAKIADFGLARSFEEDQSHISTAIAGTLGYMAPEYLAHGQLTEKADVYSFGVLLLEIVTGRMNNRSKTSEYTDSLITITWKHFRSGTVDQLYDPNLMLHNHYNVNVKSEILRVLHIGLLCTQEIQSLRPTMSKALQMLTNKDYELPAPTNPPFIDEKTMELTDMCEDPCYPLRPGYSTSIATISEISFYPR; this comes from the exons atgaagaaagaattcCCGTTTGTCCCTTCCCTATATGTTATCTTCCTTGTTATCAAAACTTTATTAATCCTGGAAATAGCAATGGGAGATCCAAGAACTCAGACAGTAAATATAACATGTGGCAACCAAAAGGAGCACAATTCCTCTATTTTTGTTCCAAATTTTGTTGCTACAATGGAAAACATCAGCAACCAAATGAGAGTTTCAGGTTTTGGATTAGCAATTTCAGGTTTAGGCCCTGATACTAACTATGGCCTTGCCCAGTGCTATGGTGATCTCTCTTTACTTGATTGTGTATTATGCTATGCTGAAGCTCGCACAGTTCTTCCCCAGTGCTTTCCTTTCACCGGAGGTCGTATTTATCTCGATGGTTGCTTCATGAGGTCAGACAATTATAGCTTCTTTCAGGAGTATACTGGACCTGGTGACAGGGCCATCTGTGGGAATACAACTAGGAAGAACTCAACGTATGAAGAATCAGTTAGACAGGCTGTGAGCAGTGCAGTTCTGGCAGCACCAAACCAAAATGGCTCTGCAACAGCTCAGAAGACTGTACCTGGGGCAGTGAATGAGGCAGTTTATGTGCTGGCTGATTGTTGGAGGAATTTAAATGCAAACTCCTGCAAAGCATGTTTAGAGAATGCATCTGCTTCAATATTGGAATGCTTGCCTTGGTCAGAGGGGCGAGCATTGAACACTGGCTGCTTCATGAGGTACTCAGACAAAGATTTCCTCAACAAGAAACCGGGAAATGGAAATTCAAAAG GTACAACCATAGTGATAGCAGTTTCAGTTGCCAGTTCGGTGGTTCTGCTGGTAGTTGGAGTAGCAATTGGAATTTATATCTGGAAGCACAGATATATACAAAAGAAACGAAGAG GTTCAAATGATACAGAAAAGCTGGTGAAAACACTTAATGACAGTAGCCCGAACTTCAAGTATTCCACACTTGAGAAGGCTACAGGATCTTTTGACGATGCCAACAAACTTGGGCAAGGAGGATTTGGAACAGTTTATAAG GGAGTTTTGCCTGATGGAAGGGAGATTGCTGTCAAGAGGCTTTTCTTTAACAATAGACATAGAGCAGGGGATTTCTACAATGAAGTTAACATTATAAGCAGCGTGGAACACAAAAATCTGGTCAGGTTATTAGGATGCTGTTGTTCTGGACCTGAAAGCCTACTTGTCTATGAATTCATGCCTAACAAAAGCCTTGACCGATTCCTCTTTG aTGCAAACAGAGGCAAGGCACTGAACTGGGAGAAAAGATATGAGATTATTGTGGGGACAGCGGAAGGTTTGGTGTACCTTCATGAGAACCCCAAGAACAGAATCATTCATAGAGATATAAAAGCTAGTAACATCTTGCTGGACTCAAGACTTCGTGCTAAAATTGCTGATTTTGGGTTAGCTAGATCTTTCGAAGAAGATCAGAGTCACATCAGCACTGCCATTGCAGGAACACT AGGATATATGGCTCCAGAATACCTAGCCCATGGCCAGTTAACAGAAAAGGCCGATGTCTACAGCTTTGGAGTGCTTCTGTTAGAGATTGTTACGGGAAGAATGAACAACAGGAGCAAAACCTCAGAATACACAGACAGCCTAATCACAATC ACATGGAAGCATTTTCGATCAGGGACAGTTGATCAATTATATGATCCAAATCTAATGTTGCATAATCATTACAACGTAAATGTTAAGAGTGAGATTTTAAGAGTGCTGCATATCGGACTTCTGTGCACCCAAGAGATTCAGTCATTACGACCAACAATGTCAAAGGCACTACAAATGTTAACAAATAAGGATTATGAACTCCCTGCACCTACAAATCCTCCTTTTATAGATGAAAAAACGATGGAACTGACAGACATGTGTGAAGACCCATGTTACCCTCTTAGACCAGGATATTCTACTTCGATTGCTACTATCTCCGAAATTTCTTTCTATCCTAGGTGA
- the LOC142627482 gene encoding cysteine-rich receptor-like protein kinase 2 isoform X2, producing the protein MKKDFPSVPSRCFILAIINTSLLLKTATGDPRTQMVQITCGDQLVQNSSVSALNFVYTMENISQQMQGSGFGVAVTGSGPDTTYGLGQCYGDLSLPDCELCYAEARTALPQCFRHTSGRIYFDGCYMRFENYSFFEQYTGPGDSSVCGNTTRKNSTFEESLKKALSSAVVAAPHQKGHAIAQEAVPGAVNESAYALADCWRTLNASSCEVCLENASASILECLPWSEGRVLNTGCFVRYSDKDFLNKELETQSSKGRTTVIIVSIVSSLVLVVVGIAVGLYIWRQRSIAKKRRGSNDAEKLVKILNDISLNFKYSTLEKATGGFDIANKLGQGGFGTVYKGILPDGREIAVKRLFSNNRHRAEDFYNEVNIISSVEHKNLVRLLGCSYSGPESLLVYEFLPNTSLDRFIFDPNKGKALNWDKRYEIIVGTTAGLAYLHENSTIKIIHRDIKASNILLDSKLHAKIADFGLARSLQENQSHVSTAIAGTLGYMPPEYLVHGQLTEKVDVYSFGVLLLEIVTGRQNNRTKTIEFSPECLDNLITINEILRVVHIGLLCTQKIQSLRPTMSKALQMLTKKDDHLPAPTKPPFIDESVMKLTDKCEDPCNPLKAGDSASIATISDGSFCPR; encoded by the exons atgaagaaagattTCCCATCTGTCCCTTCCAGATGTTTTATCTTAGCAATTATCAACACTTCATTACTACTGAAAACAGCAACCGGAGATCCACGAACCCAAATGGTCCAAATAACATGTGGCGACCAACTTGTGCAGAATAGCTCTGTCTCtgctttaaattttgtttatacaATGGAAAACATCAGCCAACAAATGCAAGGGTCAGGTTTTGGAGTAGCAGTCACAGGTTCAGGCCCAGATACAACCTATGGCCTCGGCCAGTGCTATGGGGATCTCTCTTTACCTGACTGTGAATTATGCTATGCAGAGGCACGCACAGCTCTTCCCCAGTGCTTTCGTCACACTTCAGGTCGCATTTACTTCGATGGTTGCTACATGAGGTTCGAGAATTATAGCTTCTTTGAGCAGTATACAGGACCTGGTGACAGTTCCGTATGTGGGAATACAACTAGGAAGAACTCAACGTTTGAAGAATCATTGAAAAAAGCTTTGAGCAGTGCAGTTGTGGCTGCACCACACCAAAAAGGCCATGCGATTGCTCAGGAGGCTGTGCCTGGGGCAGTCAACGAGTCAGCTTATGCACTTGCTGATTGTTGGAGGACTTTGAATGCAAGCTCTTGTGAAGTGTGTTTGGAAAATGCGTCTGCTTCAATATTGGAATGCTTGCCTTGGTCAGAGGGTAGAGTACTGAACACTGGTTGCTTCGTGAGGTACTCGGACAAAGATTTTCTCAACAAGGAACTTGAAACTCAAAGTTCTAAAG GTAGGACAACAGTGATTATTGTTTCAATTGTAAGTTCGCTGGTTCTTGTGGTAGTTGGAATAGCAGTTGGACTTTATATCTGGAGGCAGAGAAGTATAGCAAAGAAACGAAGAG GTTCAAATGATGCAGAAAAGCTGGTGAAAATACTTAATGATATTAGCCTGAACTTCAAGTATTCCACACTTGAGAAGGCCACGGGAGGTTTTGACATTGCCAACAAACTTGGTCAAGGAGGATTTGGAACAGTTTATAAG GGAATTCTGCCTGATGGAAGAGAGATTGCTGTCAAGAGGCTTTTCTCAAACAACAGACATAGGGCAGAAGATTTCTACAATGAAGTAAACATTATAAGCAGTGTGGAACACAAAAATCTGGTCAGGTTATTAGGATGCAGTTATTCAGGGCCTGAAAGCCTACTTGTCTATGAATTCCTTCCTAACACAAGCCTTGACCGATTCATCTTTG ATCCAAACAAAGGAAAAGCACTGAACTGGGACAAAAGATATGAGATTATTGTGGGTACAACAGCAGGTTTAGCCTATCTTCACGAGAACTCCACGATTAAAATAATTCATAGAGATATAAAAGCCAGTAACATCTTGTTGGACTCAAAACTTCATGCTAAAATTGCTGATTTTGGGTTAGCCAGGTCATTGCAAGAAAATCAGAGTCACGTAAGCACTGCCATTGCAGGAACATT aggatatATGCCTCCAGAATATCTAGTCCATGGCCAGTTGACCGAGAAAGTCGATGTCTACAGCTTTGGTGTACTTCTGTTAGAGATTGTTACAGGAAGGCAGAACAACAGGACCAAAACCATAGAATTCTCACCAGAATGCTTAGACAACCTAATCACAATA AATGAGATTTTAAGAGTGGTGCATATCGGACTTCTGTGCACCCAAAAGATTCAGTCATTACGACCAACAATGTCAAAGGCACTACAGATGTTAACAAAGAAGGATGATCACCTCCCTGCACCTACAAAACCACCTTTTATAGATGAAAGTGTGATGAAACTGACTGACAAGTGTGAAGACCCATGTAACCCTCTCAAAGCAGGAGATTCTGCTTCTATTGCTACCATCTCAGACGGTTCCTTTTGTCCCAGGTGA
- the LOC142627482 gene encoding cysteine-rich receptor-like protein kinase 2 isoform X1, with the protein MKKDFPSVPSRCFILAIINTSLLLKTATGDPRTQMVQITCGDQLVQNSSVSALNFVYTMENISQQMQGSGFGVAVTGSGPDTTYGLGQCYGDLSLPDCELCYAEARTALPQCFRHTSGRIYFDGCYMRFENYSFFEQYTGPGDSSVCGNTTRKNSTFEESLKKALSSAVVAAPHQKGHAIAQEAVPGAVNESAYALADCWRTLNASSCEVCLENASASILECLPWSEGRVLNTGCFVRYSDKDFLNKELETQSSKGRTTVIIVSIVSSLVLVVVGIAVGLYIWRQRSIAKKRRGSNDAEKLVKILNDISLNFKYSTLEKATGGFDIANKLGQGGFGTVYKGILPDGREIAVKRLFSNNRHRAEDFYNEVNIISSVEHKNLVRLLGCSYSGPESLLVYEFLPNTSLDRFIFDPNKGKALNWDKRYEIIVGTTAGLAYLHENSTIKIIHRDIKASNILLDSKLHAKIADFGLARSLQENQSHVSTAIAGTLGYMPPEYLVHGQLTEKVDVYSFGVLLLEIVTGRQNNRTKTIEFSPECLDNLITITWKHFRLGTVEQLYDPNLLLHNHPNGNVKNEILRVVHIGLLCTQKIQSLRPTMSKALQMLTKKDDHLPAPTKPPFIDESVMKLTDKCEDPCNPLKAGDSASIATISDGSFCPR; encoded by the exons atgaagaaagattTCCCATCTGTCCCTTCCAGATGTTTTATCTTAGCAATTATCAACACTTCATTACTACTGAAAACAGCAACCGGAGATCCACGAACCCAAATGGTCCAAATAACATGTGGCGACCAACTTGTGCAGAATAGCTCTGTCTCtgctttaaattttgtttatacaATGGAAAACATCAGCCAACAAATGCAAGGGTCAGGTTTTGGAGTAGCAGTCACAGGTTCAGGCCCAGATACAACCTATGGCCTCGGCCAGTGCTATGGGGATCTCTCTTTACCTGACTGTGAATTATGCTATGCAGAGGCACGCACAGCTCTTCCCCAGTGCTTTCGTCACACTTCAGGTCGCATTTACTTCGATGGTTGCTACATGAGGTTCGAGAATTATAGCTTCTTTGAGCAGTATACAGGACCTGGTGACAGTTCCGTATGTGGGAATACAACTAGGAAGAACTCAACGTTTGAAGAATCATTGAAAAAAGCTTTGAGCAGTGCAGTTGTGGCTGCACCACACCAAAAAGGCCATGCGATTGCTCAGGAGGCTGTGCCTGGGGCAGTCAACGAGTCAGCTTATGCACTTGCTGATTGTTGGAGGACTTTGAATGCAAGCTCTTGTGAAGTGTGTTTGGAAAATGCGTCTGCTTCAATATTGGAATGCTTGCCTTGGTCAGAGGGTAGAGTACTGAACACTGGTTGCTTCGTGAGGTACTCGGACAAAGATTTTCTCAACAAGGAACTTGAAACTCAAAGTTCTAAAG GTAGGACAACAGTGATTATTGTTTCAATTGTAAGTTCGCTGGTTCTTGTGGTAGTTGGAATAGCAGTTGGACTTTATATCTGGAGGCAGAGAAGTATAGCAAAGAAACGAAGAG GTTCAAATGATGCAGAAAAGCTGGTGAAAATACTTAATGATATTAGCCTGAACTTCAAGTATTCCACACTTGAGAAGGCCACGGGAGGTTTTGACATTGCCAACAAACTTGGTCAAGGAGGATTTGGAACAGTTTATAAG GGAATTCTGCCTGATGGAAGAGAGATTGCTGTCAAGAGGCTTTTCTCAAACAACAGACATAGGGCAGAAGATTTCTACAATGAAGTAAACATTATAAGCAGTGTGGAACACAAAAATCTGGTCAGGTTATTAGGATGCAGTTATTCAGGGCCTGAAAGCCTACTTGTCTATGAATTCCTTCCTAACACAAGCCTTGACCGATTCATCTTTG ATCCAAACAAAGGAAAAGCACTGAACTGGGACAAAAGATATGAGATTATTGTGGGTACAACAGCAGGTTTAGCCTATCTTCACGAGAACTCCACGATTAAAATAATTCATAGAGATATAAAAGCCAGTAACATCTTGTTGGACTCAAAACTTCATGCTAAAATTGCTGATTTTGGGTTAGCCAGGTCATTGCAAGAAAATCAGAGTCACGTAAGCACTGCCATTGCAGGAACATT aggatatATGCCTCCAGAATATCTAGTCCATGGCCAGTTGACCGAGAAAGTCGATGTCTACAGCTTTGGTGTACTTCTGTTAGAGATTGTTACAGGAAGGCAGAACAACAGGACCAAAACCATAGAATTCTCACCAGAATGCTTAGACAACCTAATCACAATA ACATGGAAGCATTTTCGATTAGGGACAGTTGAGCAATTATATGACCCAAATCTGTTGTTGCATAATCACCCTAATGGCAATGTTAAGAATGAGATTTTAAGAGTGGTGCATATCGGACTTCTGTGCACCCAAAAGATTCAGTCATTACGACCAACAATGTCAAAGGCACTACAGATGTTAACAAAGAAGGATGATCACCTCCCTGCACCTACAAAACCACCTTTTATAGATGAAAGTGTGATGAAACTGACTGACAAGTGTGAAGACCCATGTAACCCTCTCAAAGCAGGAGATTCTGCTTCTATTGCTACCATCTCAGACGGTTCCTTTTGTCCCAGGTGA
- the LOC142627482 gene encoding cysteine-rich receptor-like protein kinase 2 isoform X3 — MKKDFPSVPSRCFILAIINTSLLLKTATGDPRTQMVQITCGDQLVQNSSVSALNFVYTMENISQQMQGSGFGVAVTGSGPDTTYGLGQCYGDLSLPDCELCYAEARTALPQCFRHTSGRIYFDGCYMRFENYSFFEQYTGPGDSSVCGNTTRKNSTFEESLKKALSSAVVAAPHQKGHAIAQEAVPGAVNESAYALADCWRTLNASSCEVCLENASASILECLPWSEGRVLNTGCFVRYSDKDFLNKELETQSSKGRTTVIIVSIVSSLVLVVVGIAVGLYIWRQRSIAKKRRGSNDAEKLVKILNDISLNFKYSTLEKATGGFDIANKLGQGGFGTVYKGILPDGREIAVKRLFSNNRHRAEDFYNEVNIISSVEHKNLVRLLGCSYSGPESLLVYEFLPNTSLDRFIFDPNKGKALNWDKRYEIIVGTTAARSLQENQSHVSTAIAGTLGYMPPEYLVHGQLTEKVDVYSFGVLLLEIVTGRQNNRTKTIEFSPECLDNLITITWKHFRLGTVEQLYDPNLLLHNHPNGNVKNEILRVVHIGLLCTQKIQSLRPTMSKALQMLTKKDDHLPAPTKPPFIDESVMKLTDKCEDPCNPLKAGDSASIATISDGSFCPR, encoded by the exons atgaagaaagattTCCCATCTGTCCCTTCCAGATGTTTTATCTTAGCAATTATCAACACTTCATTACTACTGAAAACAGCAACCGGAGATCCACGAACCCAAATGGTCCAAATAACATGTGGCGACCAACTTGTGCAGAATAGCTCTGTCTCtgctttaaattttgtttatacaATGGAAAACATCAGCCAACAAATGCAAGGGTCAGGTTTTGGAGTAGCAGTCACAGGTTCAGGCCCAGATACAACCTATGGCCTCGGCCAGTGCTATGGGGATCTCTCTTTACCTGACTGTGAATTATGCTATGCAGAGGCACGCACAGCTCTTCCCCAGTGCTTTCGTCACACTTCAGGTCGCATTTACTTCGATGGTTGCTACATGAGGTTCGAGAATTATAGCTTCTTTGAGCAGTATACAGGACCTGGTGACAGTTCCGTATGTGGGAATACAACTAGGAAGAACTCAACGTTTGAAGAATCATTGAAAAAAGCTTTGAGCAGTGCAGTTGTGGCTGCACCACACCAAAAAGGCCATGCGATTGCTCAGGAGGCTGTGCCTGGGGCAGTCAACGAGTCAGCTTATGCACTTGCTGATTGTTGGAGGACTTTGAATGCAAGCTCTTGTGAAGTGTGTTTGGAAAATGCGTCTGCTTCAATATTGGAATGCTTGCCTTGGTCAGAGGGTAGAGTACTGAACACTGGTTGCTTCGTGAGGTACTCGGACAAAGATTTTCTCAACAAGGAACTTGAAACTCAAAGTTCTAAAG GTAGGACAACAGTGATTATTGTTTCAATTGTAAGTTCGCTGGTTCTTGTGGTAGTTGGAATAGCAGTTGGACTTTATATCTGGAGGCAGAGAAGTATAGCAAAGAAACGAAGAG GTTCAAATGATGCAGAAAAGCTGGTGAAAATACTTAATGATATTAGCCTGAACTTCAAGTATTCCACACTTGAGAAGGCCACGGGAGGTTTTGACATTGCCAACAAACTTGGTCAAGGAGGATTTGGAACAGTTTATAAG GGAATTCTGCCTGATGGAAGAGAGATTGCTGTCAAGAGGCTTTTCTCAAACAACAGACATAGGGCAGAAGATTTCTACAATGAAGTAAACATTATAAGCAGTGTGGAACACAAAAATCTGGTCAGGTTATTAGGATGCAGTTATTCAGGGCCTGAAAGCCTACTTGTCTATGAATTCCTTCCTAACACAAGCCTTGACCGATTCATCTTTG ATCCAAACAAAGGAAAAGCACTGAACTGGGACAAAAGATATGAGATTATTGTGGGTACAACAGCAG CCAGGTCATTGCAAGAAAATCAGAGTCACGTAAGCACTGCCATTGCAGGAACATT aggatatATGCCTCCAGAATATCTAGTCCATGGCCAGTTGACCGAGAAAGTCGATGTCTACAGCTTTGGTGTACTTCTGTTAGAGATTGTTACAGGAAGGCAGAACAACAGGACCAAAACCATAGAATTCTCACCAGAATGCTTAGACAACCTAATCACAATA ACATGGAAGCATTTTCGATTAGGGACAGTTGAGCAATTATATGACCCAAATCTGTTGTTGCATAATCACCCTAATGGCAATGTTAAGAATGAGATTTTAAGAGTGGTGCATATCGGACTTCTGTGCACCCAAAAGATTCAGTCATTACGACCAACAATGTCAAAGGCACTACAGATGTTAACAAAGAAGGATGATCACCTCCCTGCACCTACAAAACCACCTTTTATAGATGAAAGTGTGATGAAACTGACTGACAAGTGTGAAGACCCATGTAACCCTCTCAAAGCAGGAGATTCTGCTTCTATTGCTACCATCTCAGACGGTTCCTTTTGTCCCAGGTGA
- the LOC142627466 gene encoding 2-phytyl-1,4-beta-naphthoquinone methyltransferase, chloroplastic, giving the protein MAVCIPLPSCRFRHRPVRSSLERQELFGRIAPVYDNLNDLLSLGQHRIWKRMTVSWTGAKMGDCALDLCCGSGDLAFLLSEKVGSNGKVTGLDFSKEQLSIASCRQGLAPNACYNNIEWVEGDALELPFSDGYFDAITMGYGLRNVVDKERAMQEMFRVLKPGSRVSVLDFNKSTQPFTNLIQEWMIDSVVVPVATGYGLAKEYEYLKSSIKEFLTGKELERLALQVGFSNARHYEISGGLMGNLVATR; this is encoded by the exons ATGGCAGTGTGTATTCCTCTTCCTTCGTGCCGGTTCAGACACAGACCGGTTCGTTCTTCTCTCGAACGCCAAGAACTCTTTGGTCGTATAGCTCCTGTCTACGATAAT TTGAATGACTTGCTGAGTTTGGGTCAGCATCGTATATGGAAAAGAATGACTGTTTCATGGACtgg AGCGAAAATGGGAGACTGTGCGTTGGATTTGTGTTGTGGAAGTGGGGATTTAGCGTTTCTTTTGTCCGAGAAAGTTGGGTCCAATGGCAAG gtGACTGGTCTTGATTTCTCAAAGGAGCAATTGTCAATTGCTTCATGTCGGCAAGGCTTGGCCCCCAATGCCTGCTACAACAATATAGA GTGGGTTGAAGGCGATGCACTTGAGTTACCATTCTCTGATGGTTACTTTGATGCCATTACAATGGGTTACGGGCTACGAAATGTGGTTGATAAAGAAAGAGCCATGCAGGAGATGTTTAGAGTTCTAAAACCAG GCTCAAGAGTATCTGTTCTTGATTTCAATAAAAGCACACAGCCATTTACTAATTTAATTCAG GAATGGATGATTGACAGTGTAGTTGTCCCAGTGGCAACTGGTTATGGGCTTGCAAAGGAATATGAATATTTGAAAAGCTCAATCAAGGAATTCTTAACAG GGAAAGAGTTAGAGAGGCTTGCTTTACAAGTTGGATTTTCTAATGCTAGACATTATGAGATTAGTGGAGGCCTCATGGGGAACTTGGTAGCCACACGATAG